TTACATATTTTCTTTTACTTTTGCTACTATATCCTTTGCTCTTAATCCGTATTCATCCAATAATTGGTCACCTGTTCCAGATTGACCGAATTGATCGTAGATTCCTAATTTCTTGATAAGAGTAGGATGAGTTTCTCCTAAAAATTCAGAGATTGCTCCTCCTAATCCTCCTATTACTGAATGCTCTTCACAAGTTACAATAAACTTCGTCTCTTGTGCTGCCTTTAAAATAGTAGGACCATCCAATGGCTTAATTGTAGAAACATTGATTACTCTAGCTGAGATCCCTTCTGCTTCCAGTGTTTTTGCTGCTTCCATAGCTTCATGAACTAACATTCCTGTAGCTGCGATTGTAACATCTGTTCCTTCTTTTAAAGTATCAGCTATTCCAATCTCAAATTTATAATCTGTATCTTTATAGATATCTTCTGTATCTAATCTTCCTGATCTAAGATATACAGGTCCATCATATTCTGCTGCTGCAAATACCATTTGCTTAGTTTCTTCTGCATCTGCCGGACATAATACTACCATTCCCGGGATAGATCTCATAAGAGATATATCTTCTACAGATTGGTGGGATCCTCCGTCCTCTCCTACAGAGATTCCTGCATGAGTTGGAGCTATTTTAACATTTAATTTTGGATATGCTATAGTGTTTCTGATTTGCTCAAATCCTCTTCCTGCTGCGAACATTGCAAATGTAGAAGCGAATGCTACCTTTCCGGTAGTTGCAAATCCTGCTGCTGTAGCCATTAAATCTGCTTCTGCAATTCCTACATTAAAATGTCTTTCAGGGAATTCCCCTTGAAATATTGAAGTCTTTGTAGATTTAGATAAGTCTGCCTCTAAAACCACTACATCTTTGTTTATTCTTCCTAATTCAGCTAACGCTTCTCCGTAAGCTTGTCTTGTAGCTTTTTTACTCATTTTTTTGGCCTCCTATTAGTTATTACAACATTCTACGTGACTTAATTCTTCTAATGCTTTCTCTGTTTCTTCAGATGTGGGAGCTACTCCATGGAACCCGCATACATTTTCCATAAACGAGATACCCTTACCCTTAGTAGTTTTAGCTATAACCATTGTAGGCTGACCTTTATGAGCCTTAGCAGCTTCTAAAGCTCCTAATATTTCCTCGAAGTTATGACCGTCTATTACGATTACATTCCATCCAAATGCTCTCCATTTATCATCTAATGGTTCAACACCCATTACTTTATCTACATTTCCATCTATTTGTAAGTTATTAGAATCTAAG
This region of Psychrilyobacter piezotolerans genomic DNA includes:
- a CDS encoding transketolase family protein gives rise to the protein MSKKATRQAYGEALAELGRINKDVVVLEADLSKSTKTSIFQGEFPERHFNVGIAEADLMATAAGFATTGKVAFASTFAMFAAGRGFEQIRNTIAYPKLNVKIAPTHAGISVGEDGGSHQSVEDISLMRSIPGMVVLCPADAEETKQMVFAAAEYDGPVYLRSGRLDTEDIYKDTDYKFEIGIADTLKEGTDVTIAATGMLVHEAMEAAKTLEAEGISARVINVSTIKPLDGPTILKAAQETKFIVTCEEHSVIGGLGGAISEFLGETHPTLIKKLGIYDQFGQSGTGDQLLDEYGLRAKDIVAKVKENM